A single window of Bacteroidota bacterium DNA harbors:
- a CDS encoding gliding motility-associated C-terminal domain-containing protein, with protein MRSIKLFFALFITLFSFHRVNAGHGMALVNPSFTVGATALTFTASSNAATCGGGPYWLQVELRCTSGQLTGTPPATMQTNLLNWTGPGVTYANFPWYNALLNVPNYTLGNSWPDNCTTEPYHPVNIPFTGLCPGQTYFFSAREWVSGTNTVGPWTTPSSFVVPGVFVPLNFNVVATPSVFCAPGSSTLNVNSITGGCGQTSTLWSPGGSTLNTIVVSPAATTTYTALVSTPCNTLTKVVTVSVVPNVSAAFTPVNSATCTGSTVQFNHTGTAGVSHTWSAAPAAGVTINTVNSASPSITFANPGNYVISHTVSAGSCTNVVTTNITVSGVAVTFSTPNYTQCLQGNSFTFNSSSAVGTHTYAFNPTVGAPPTGSTGTYGPVSFTAPGTYTVTYSNNNGGCTATSSSVVVINPQPTVTANNNGPICTTNTASLTGTGGGTYNWSGPGGFTSALQNPSIPNVALTNAGVYSLTVTLNGCVGTATTNLAISTTTAAANNTGPYCAGATIQLNGTAGTSYTWSGPGGFTSNLQNPTIANSTTAMSGTYSLVVNTGGCIALATTSITVNASPTPTASNTGAYCAGSTIQLNVGAFATYTWSGPAAFTSNGQNPTVTNAQATNGGVYTVSVTAAGGCIGTSTTNVVINPSPNPIAGSNSPVCLGNVINLTSNGGGTYSWSGPNGFTSALQNPVIGSSTALNAGVYSVTVTNLGCTGTSSVNVSVISPTASAANTGPYCAGSTIQLSTSGALTYTWTGPGGYTANTQNPTIAASTTAMSGVYNVTLSAGTCTATASTTIVVNPLPLPTISANDPICEGVALNLSGTGGVTYSWTGPNGFVSNSQNPSILVSSVNNSGNYVLTVTDANGCTNTTNTIVTINALPTPGATGGAACENNNIQLNANGGSTYSWSGPNGFTSNIQNPVIVNAPFAASGQYTVVVTTAAGCSGTTFVNVNVTAAPAVQINVNGPICENNNLSFTANGGSTYQWTGPNGFISSQQNPAITAANANMSGIYTVIVTDANGCSTTATVNAVVNPNPTGTILSGNVKGCTPVCATFSLSSNPVVTSADWNLGDGNSENGVTSINHCYTSTGVYTLTALFTDLNGCNGYATSTVEVVPSPVADFNFAPLKPIINQDQIVTFTDASHGGNIVSWNWFFMSNASATSNMQNPTYMYTEPGTYAVALVVKNDIGCTDTLIRPIVVGEDFGIYVPNAFTPNNDGINDIFQPKGFGIVDYELQIFDRWGEKIFGTKTFEEGWNGTRQSKNDVKYGILMDGTYTWLINVKDVFGKAHELKGHVTLIK; from the coding sequence ATGAGAAGTATTAAACTGTTTTTTGCTCTATTTATTACGCTATTTTCATTCCATCGCGTTAACGCTGGTCACGGAATGGCACTTGTAAATCCATCATTTACTGTTGGTGCTACTGCATTAACCTTTACAGCAAGTTCTAACGCTGCTACGTGTGGTGGCGGTCCGTATTGGTTACAAGTGGAATTACGTTGTACTTCCGGTCAATTAACAGGAACTCCTCCAGCTACCATGCAAACAAACTTATTGAACTGGACAGGACCGGGTGTAACCTATGCAAATTTTCCTTGGTATAACGCATTGCTTAATGTGCCTAATTACACCTTAGGTAATTCCTGGCCCGATAACTGCACAACAGAACCTTACCATCCTGTTAATATTCCTTTCACAGGATTATGCCCTGGACAAACCTATTTCTTTTCTGCTCGCGAGTGGGTAAGCGGTACCAATACAGTTGGTCCTTGGACAACCCCAAGCTCTTTTGTTGTTCCCGGAGTTTTCGTTCCTCTTAACTTTAACGTAGTTGCAACTCCTTCTGTTTTCTGTGCACCCGGTTCTTCTACTTTAAATGTAAATAGCATCACAGGAGGTTGTGGACAAACTAGCACCTTATGGTCGCCAGGCGGTTCCACCTTAAATACTATAGTCGTCTCGCCCGCAGCCACCACAACTTACACGGCACTCGTCAGTACACCTTGTAATACCTTAACAAAAGTCGTCACAGTAAGTGTTGTGCCCAATGTATCTGCGGCATTTACACCGGTGAACTCAGCAACATGTACCGGATCCACTGTTCAATTTAATCATACCGGAACAGCAGGTGTTTCTCATACTTGGTCTGCAGCTCCGGCAGCAGGTGTTACAATTAACACAGTCAATTCAGCAAGTCCTTCAATAACGTTTGCTAATCCTGGTAACTATGTCATTTCACATACAGTTTCCGCCGGCAGCTGTACTAATGTTGTGACTACAAACATCACCGTATCGGGTGTGGCAGTAACATTTAGCACTCCTAATTACACACAGTGTTTGCAAGGAAATAGTTTTACTTTCAACTCGTCTTCGGCTGTAGGTACCCACACTTATGCTTTCAATCCAACGGTCGGCGCACCTCCAACAGGAAGTACAGGCACGTACGGACCGGTTAGTTTTACGGCTCCCGGAACATATACTGTAACTTACTCCAATAATAACGGTGGATGTACCGCAACCAGTTCTTCTGTTGTAGTCATTAATCCACAACCAACTGTTACAGCTAATAATAACGGGCCAATTTGTACCACAAATACTGCAAGTTTAACCGGAACCGGTGGTGGTACTTATAACTGGTCGGGCCCTGGAGGATTTACATCTGCTTTGCAAAACCCAAGCATACCAAATGTTGCTTTAACTAACGCCGGAGTTTATTCGTTAACTGTTACCTTGAACGGCTGTGTAGGAACTGCTACTACTAACTTAGCAATTTCAACAACCACTGCAGCTGCAAATAATACCGGACCATATTGCGCTGGTGCAACCATTCAGTTAAATGGTACTGCGGGAACAAGTTATACTTGGAGTGGTCCGGGTGGATTTACTTCTAATTTACAAAACCCTACCATTGCTAATTCAACAACTGCCATGAGTGGCACTTATAGCTTAGTTGTAAATACCGGGGGTTGTATTGCTTTAGCAACGACTTCAATTACCGTAAATGCTAGCCCAACACCTACAGCAAGTAATACAGGAGCGTATTGCGCCGGTTCAACCATTCAGTTGAATGTTGGCGCGTTTGCCACTTATACCTGGAGCGGACCTGCTGCATTTACATCTAACGGTCAGAACCCAACGGTAACAAATGCACAAGCTACAAACGGCGGTGTATATACTGTTTCTGTAACTGCTGCCGGTGGATGTATTGGTACATCAACAACAAATGTTGTAATTAATCCTTCTCCGAATCCTATTGCGGGAAGTAACAGTCCGGTTTGTTTAGGAAATGTAATTAACTTGACATCTAACGGTGGCGGGACCTACTCCTGGAGTGGACCAAATGGCTTTACCTCAGCTCTACAAAATCCGGTGATTGGTTCATCCACTGCATTAAATGCCGGCGTGTATAGTGTAACAGTTACTAACTTAGGTTGTACAGGTACATCATCTGTGAACGTATCGGTAATCAGCCCTACAGCTTCAGCTGCAAACACAGGACCTTATTGTGCGGGTTCAACCATTCAATTAAGCACTAGTGGTGCTTTGACCTATACATGGACAGGACCAGGTGGTTATACTGCCAATACACAAAACCCAACTATTGCTGCATCTACTACTGCTATGAGTGGCGTTTATAACGTAACATTAAGTGCAGGTACTTGTACAGCCACTGCCTCTACAACTATCGTGGTGAATCCTCTTCCATTACCTACAATTTCAGCAAATGATCCTATTTGTGAAGGCGTTGCTTTAAACTTATCCGGAACCGGCGGCGTGACTTATAGTTGGACAGGACCAAATGGATTTGTTTCAAATTCACAAAATCCAAGTATTCTTGTTTCGTCTGTAAACAACTCAGGTAACTATGTATTAACTGTAACTGACGCGAATGGATGTACAAATACAACAAATACAATAGTAACTATAAACGCATTACCAACACCCGGAGCTACCGGTGGGGCTGCCTGTGAAAACAACAATATTCAGTTGAACGCTAATGGCGGATCAACTTATAGTTGGAGTGGCCCGAATGGATTTACATCCAACATACAAAATCCGGTAATTGTAAATGCGCCATTTGCTGCAAGCGGACAATACACTGTTGTTGTAACAACCGCTGCAGGTTGTTCCGGCACTACTTTTGTAAATGTAAATGTTACAGCTGCTCCTGCGGTTCAAATAAATGTGAATGGTCCGATTTGCGAAAACAATAATCTAAGTTTTACTGCCAATGGTGGTAGCACATATCAATGGACTGGGCCAAACGGATTTATTTCATCACAACAAAATCCGGCAATTACTGCGGCCAATGCTAACATGAGCGGTATATATACTGTAATAGTAACAGATGCTAACGGTTGTTCAACCACGGCAACGGTAAATGCTGTTGTTAATCCAAACCCAACAGGAACAATATTATCAGGAAATGTCAAGGGATGTACACCTGTATGTGCTACTTTTTCACTTTCTTCAAATCCGGTTGTTACAAGCGCAGATTGGAATTTAGGTGATGGAAATTCGGAGAATGGAGTTACGTCAATTAATCATTGTTATACGAGTACAGGTGTGTATACCTTAACAGCATTATTTACTGATTTAAATGGCTGTAATGGATATGCTACAAGTACCGTCGAAGTAGTACCTAGTCCGGTTGCGGATTTTAATTTTGCTCCGCTTAAACCAATTATTAATCAAGATCAAATTGTAACATTTACGGATGCTTCACATGGCGGAAATATTGTTAGTTGGAATTGGTTTTTCATGAGTAATGCAAGTGCTACATCCAATATGCAGAATCCAACTTACATGTATACAGAACCCGGCACTTATGCAGTTGCATTAGTTGTAAAAAATGACATTGGATGTACAGACACTTTAATTAGACCGATTGTTGTTGGTGAAGATTTTGGAATTTATGTACCGAATGCGTTCACGCCAAACAACGATGGTATTAATGACATCTTCCAGCCAAAAGGTTTCGGAATTGTAGATTATGAATTACAAATTTTTGACCGCTGGGGTGAGAAAATTTTTGGCACAAAAACTTTTGAAGAAGGATGGAACGGAACGCGTCAATCGAAAAACGATGTTAAATACGGAATACTCATGGATGGCACTTACACATGGTTAATCAATGTGAAAGATGTATTTGGAAAAGCACATGAGTTAAAAGGACACGTTACGTTAATTAAATAA
- a CDS encoding gliding motility-associated C-terminal domain-containing protein, with protein sequence MKKILYFIIAVLFFANDIFSQVVTASDCTTAVNVCTSNSFTVSPAGSGFVDFTTGSNVSNPTNNPAGIVPPGGSGCLKSGELNPTWMIINIQTPGTLEFSMGAGTGPGAQSGCYDWIMWPYNATTCAGINANTQAPIRCCWNNHCSGGTGLAAPANIPAGGFPDDYGAPINVNCGDRFILCFSNYSSVSTSVPLNFFGTAVVSCSPLSSTLSIASQSICPGSVATLSVPSSAGTTYTWQPGNVSGNTFTTSPITTSTYTLFASNSCGTFSGTATVFVSPAINISFANTNGNCSPPSLGSSTVTATGGIGSLSYSWSPVGGTSTVANNLTTNVYSMTVTDALGCKATSTTSIVAPAPLSFSLNTSTGGTVLACNPSSMTINAVNTSTLSNVTYTWNPGNFNGSSLNITAPGVYTVVGQDQTVGSCVATQTIAISQNTTAPTITVNPTSGNIACNGAPISFTAITTTTTNIVGQWFGPPGVPLTGVSGTPLNVVVNAPGTYTVVFTNVATGCASSQTVSVTSNSQVPTMSVTANLGYTITCSVPCVSLAISSTSTVAPISYSWTNVTTSAISTPANGGYSVCVPGNYIAAFKDGFGCTVTQTVTVMIDTARIFPTAITNLPSNSYTLTCTNNTLLATAISNPMLSANNYSWTVPPNLTTFTNQVIVNLANITSSTSPTNYTVLCTNPVNGCVGRQRVQFYKDVFVPRYNAVFTPSAITCANQCVQFSPQLATGTSTIPITFTFTSPAPTTTNNIPGSTFCAPGTYTMDYTNSLNGCSSVTTAVVPLNTVPPSTVPLAPVQIPCGQTTTIITAGTTTTSTSYSYTWAGPPGAGFSCASCYSTSVNAPGTYFVTIYNTINGCRTFNTIDVTSGSLSVSLTPNPAEGYAPLGVNFSNNSPFTSSSGTITTVWSYGNGQTATTTSLANTYTGSATPYPSGNTTYTAPGTYTVFLMMTQTTGTASCVGTATALVTVDIPSDLTVPNVFTPNGDGVNDNFTLLTTNITDITFTVFDRWGVKMYDVKSESGNVSWDGKNFGGKEVPAGTYFYVLKAKGKDGEEYEQKGSMSLFR encoded by the coding sequence ATGAAAAAAATATTATACTTTATAATTGCTGTTCTGTTTTTTGCGAATGATATTTTTTCGCAAGTGGTAACGGCTTCCGATTGTACAACCGCAGTAAACGTGTGTACAAGTAACTCTTTTACTGTATCGCCGGCCGGATCAGGCTTTGTTGATTTCACTACAGGTAGTAACGTATCTAATCCAACTAATAATCCTGCGGGTATTGTTCCTCCCGGTGGAAGCGGTTGCTTAAAATCAGGCGAGTTAAATCCAACCTGGATGATTATTAATATACAAACTCCGGGAACACTAGAATTTTCGATGGGTGCGGGTACCGGTCCTGGTGCTCAATCGGGTTGTTATGACTGGATTATGTGGCCATATAACGCTACTACTTGTGCCGGTATTAATGCGAACACACAAGCTCCTATTCGCTGCTGCTGGAACAATCATTGTTCAGGTGGTACAGGATTAGCTGCCCCTGCCAATATTCCGGCTGGTGGTTTTCCTGATGATTACGGAGCGCCAATCAACGTGAATTGCGGTGATCGTTTCATTCTTTGTTTTTCTAATTATAGCAGTGTAAGTACTTCCGTTCCGCTTAATTTTTTCGGAACAGCGGTAGTTTCTTGCTCCCCATTATCAAGTACTTTATCCATAGCAAGTCAATCTATTTGTCCGGGTTCTGTGGCTACTTTATCAGTTCCAAGTTCAGCAGGTACAACTTATACCTGGCAACCTGGTAACGTTTCGGGCAATACTTTCACTACTTCCCCTATCACCACTTCAACGTATACTTTATTCGCCAGCAACTCGTGTGGCACTTTCAGCGGAACAGCAACTGTATTTGTTTCTCCGGCTATCAATATTTCATTTGCAAATACAAATGGTAACTGCTCCCCTCCATCACTTGGTTCATCAACTGTAACCGCAACAGGAGGAATCGGCTCTTTAAGTTATTCTTGGTCGCCTGTAGGTGGCACTTCTACTGTTGCAAATAACTTAACAACGAATGTTTACTCTATGACGGTAACCGACGCTCTTGGTTGTAAAGCTACATCAACAACTTCCATTGTAGCCCCTGCTCCATTATCATTCTCATTAAATACAAGCACAGGTGGAACTGTATTAGCTTGTAACCCTAGCTCAATGACAATTAATGCTGTAAACACATCGACGCTTTCAAACGTTACCTACACCTGGAATCCGGGTAACTTTAATGGTAGTTCATTGAATATTACAGCTCCGGGAGTTTATACTGTTGTGGGTCAGGACCAAACCGTTGGCTCATGTGTGGCAACACAAACAATTGCCATCTCTCAAAACACAACTGCTCCAACAATTACTGTAAATCCAACTTCAGGCAATATAGCTTGTAATGGGGCGCCTATTTCCTTTACTGCTATTACAACTACCACCACAAATATTGTTGGACAATGGTTCGGGCCTCCTGGTGTTCCTTTAACTGGTGTATCAGGCACGCCATTGAATGTAGTGGTAAATGCTCCGGGTACTTATACGGTAGTTTTCACCAATGTAGCTACCGGTTGTGCAAGTTCTCAAACAGTATCCGTTACATCTAACTCGCAAGTTCCAACCATGTCTGTAACTGCTAATTTAGGATATACAATTACTTGTTCTGTACCGTGCGTGAGTTTAGCTATTTCATCCACATCAACAGTTGCTCCGATTTCGTATTCATGGACTAACGTAACTACAAGCGCAATTTCTACACCTGCGAATGGAGGTTACTCTGTTTGCGTTCCCGGAAATTACATTGCAGCGTTTAAAGATGGTTTCGGTTGTACTGTAACACAAACTGTAACTGTAATGATTGATACTGCTCGTATCTTCCCTACAGCAATTACTAATTTACCAAGCAATAGCTATACATTAACTTGTACTAATAACACTTTATTGGCTACTGCAATCTCTAATCCTATGTTGTCTGCTAATAATTACAGCTGGACAGTTCCGCCAAATCTAACCACATTTACAAATCAGGTGATTGTTAATTTAGCGAATATCACTTCAAGTACATCACCAACTAACTACACGGTATTATGTACCAATCCTGTTAATGGTTGTGTTGGCAGACAACGCGTGCAGTTTTATAAAGACGTATTTGTACCTAGATATAACGCGGTATTCACGCCAAGTGCTATTACCTGTGCGAATCAGTGTGTGCAATTTTCACCTCAATTAGCAACCGGTACGTCAACCATTCCTATTACATTTACATTTACCTCACCTGCGCCTACTACAACTAATAATATACCTGGTTCTACTTTCTGCGCTCCGGGTACTTATACAATGGATTACACAAATAGTTTAAATGGATGTTCATCTGTAACTACAGCGGTTGTTCCGTTAAACACAGTTCCGCCATCTACCGTTCCTTTGGCTCCGGTACAAATTCCATGCGGACAAACAACAACTATTATTACAGCCGGAACTACAACAACATCGACAAGTTATTCTTATACATGGGCGGGTCCTCCGGGTGCAGGATTTAGTTGTGCTTCATGTTACAGCACCAGTGTGAATGCTCCCGGAACATACTTTGTGACTATTTATAATACTATTAATGGTTGCCGAACATTTAATACAATTGATGTAACATCAGGTAGTCTAAGCGTAAGTTTAACCCCTAATCCGGCGGAGGGCTATGCACCGTTAGGAGTTAACTTCTCCAATAATTCTCCGTTTACCAGTAGTTCGGGAACAATTACCACTGTTTGGAGTTATGGAAACGGTCAAACAGCAACTACTACCAGTTTAGCAAACACTTATACCGGTAGCGCTACGCCATATCCAAGTGGCAATACTACTTATACTGCTCCAGGAACTTATACTGTTTTTTTAATGATGACGCAAACAACAGGCACCGCATCTTGCGTCGGAACTGCAACAGCTCTTGTTACAGTTGACATTCCATCTGATTTAACAGTTCCAAATGTGTTTACACCAAATGGAGACGGAGTTAACGATAACTTCACTTTATTAACCACTAACATTACCGACATTACTTTCACCGTATTTGATCGTTGGGGAGTGAAGATGTATGATGTGAAATCTGAATCAGGAAATGTTTCTTGGGATGGGAAAAACTTTGGAGGAAAAGAAGTTCCTGCAGGAACGTACTTCTATGTCTTAAAGGCAAAAGGTAAAGACGGAGAAGAATATGAACAAAAAGGAAGTATGAGTTTGTTCAGATAA
- the atpC gene encoding ATP synthase F1 subunit epsilon yields MKIEIITPDKKLFEGNVKSATFPGSEGSFGLLNNHASMIATLKAGEIELIEDSNNTLKFPVKGGVVEVLKNKVIVLAE; encoded by the coding sequence ATGAAAATCGAAATCATAACCCCCGATAAAAAACTTTTCGAAGGAAATGTAAAATCAGCTACATTTCCCGGATCTGAAGGCTCTTTCGGTCTCTTAAACAATCATGCTTCCATGATTGCAACATTAAAAGCCGGCGAAATAGAACTTATCGAGGATTCTAATAACACTTTGAAATTTCCTGTAAAAGGAGGAGTTGTTGAAGTGTTAAAAAACAAGGTTATCGTACTGGCCGAGTAG
- a CDS encoding F0F1 ATP synthase subunit beta, producing the protein MSKQTGKITQVIGPVVDVRFDLTGGQLPNILDALEIVRNNGQKLILEVQKHVGEDTIRAIAMDTTDGLSRGTEVIALGRAITMPTGEKIKGRLFNVVGEAIDGINTVSNENGYSIHRASPKFEDLSTSTEVLFTGIKVIDLIEPYAKGGKIGLFGGAGVGKTVLIQELINNIAKGHSGYSVFAGVGERSREGNDLLREMIESGIVKYGEDFKHSMEKGGWDLSKVDLKELAKSQATFVFGQMNEPPGARARVALSGLTMAEYFRDGGDDPSQGGKDILFFIDNIFRFTQAGSEVSALLGRMPSAVGYQPTLATEMGAMQERITSTKKGSITSVQAVYVPADDLTDPAPATTFAHLDATTVLSRKIAELGIYPAVDPLDSTSRILTPTVLGEAHYNCAQRVKGILQRYKELQDIIAILGMDELSEEDKLVVHRARRVQRFLSQPFHVAEQFTGLKGVFVSIEDTIKGFNMILDGKVDEYPEAAFNLVGTIEDAIEKGKKILAESK; encoded by the coding sequence ATGTCAAAACAAACAGGAAAAATCACTCAAGTTATCGGTCCGGTAGTTGACGTGAGATTCGATTTAACAGGCGGACAATTACCAAACATTTTAGATGCTTTGGAAATCGTTCGTAATAATGGCCAAAAGTTAATTCTTGAGGTACAAAAACACGTAGGAGAAGATACTATTCGTGCCATTGCCATGGATACCACTGACGGTTTAAGTCGTGGAACAGAGGTAATTGCATTAGGAAGAGCTATCACCATGCCAACCGGCGAAAAAATTAAAGGCCGCTTATTTAATGTGGTTGGTGAAGCTATCGATGGTATCAATACAGTATCTAACGAAAATGGATACAGCATTCACCGTGCTTCTCCTAAATTCGAAGATTTATCAACTTCGACTGAAGTTTTATTTACAGGTATTAAAGTAATCGACTTAATTGAGCCATACGCAAAGGGTGGTAAAATTGGATTGTTTGGTGGTGCCGGTGTAGGTAAAACCGTATTAATTCAGGAGTTGATTAACAATATTGCTAAAGGACACTCGGGTTACTCTGTATTTGCAGGTGTAGGTGAGCGTTCTCGTGAAGGAAACGACTTATTACGTGAGATGATTGAATCAGGTATCGTGAAATACGGTGAAGATTTCAAGCATTCCATGGAAAAAGGCGGCTGGGATTTATCAAAAGTTGATTTGAAAGAATTAGCGAAATCTCAAGCTACTTTCGTGTTTGGTCAGATGAATGAGCCTCCGGGAGCACGTGCTCGCGTGGCTTTATCAGGATTAACCATGGCAGAATATTTCCGTGATGGTGGAGATGATCCTAGCCAGGGTGGTAAAGATATCTTATTCTTTATTGATAACATTTTCCGCTTTACTCAGGCCGGTTCCGAAGTATCAGCGTTATTAGGACGTATGCCATCTGCGGTAGGTTACCAACCTACATTAGCAACCGAAATGGGTGCTATGCAAGAGCGTATTACCTCTACTAAGAAGGGGTCAATTACATCGGTACAAGCGGTATACGTACCTGCCGATGACTTAACTGACCCTGCTCCGGCAACAACATTTGCTCACTTAGATGCTACTACCGTATTAAGCCGTAAAATTGCTGAGTTAGGTATTTACCCTGCGGTGGATCCATTAGATTCTACTTCTCGTATTTTAACTCCAACAGTTTTAGGTGAAGCGCATTATAACTGTGCTCAACGAGTAAAAGGAATTTTACAACGTTATAAAGAGTTACAAGATATCATCGCCATCTTAGGTATGGACGAATTAAGTGAAGAAGATAAATTAGTTGTACACCGCGCTCGTCGTGTTCAACGTTTCTTATCACAGCCATTCCACGTTGCTGAACAATTTACCGGATTAAAAGGTGTATTTGTAAGTATTGAAGATACTATCAAAGGCTTTAACATGATATTAGATGGTAAGGTTGATGAGTATCCTGAAGCAGCTTTCAACTTAGTTGGTACTATTGAAGATGCAATTGAAAAAGGTAAAAAGATTTTAGCTGAATCTAAATAA
- a CDS encoding bifunctional riboflavin kinase/FAD synthetase, translating to MELITDINKWNFRGDGIITIGTFDGVHFGHKRILTRLNELKTEENHKTIVFTFNPHPRKVLFPEQTDLQMLTSREEKIKLIENLGTDILIEFPFSLEFSQIEPLDFISEILVKKLHVKKLVIGYDHKFGKNREGNLQTFKEQASKYNYSVEEIPAQEIDDINISSTKIRKALFDGNIKDATKYLGYFYSLHGKVVQGKKLGRTIGYPTANIQLFDSEKLIPKTGVYLTEVTVRGADYYGMMNIGYNPTTDSDNKLKLEVNIFNFDRDIYGEPIAVKLLERIRDEEKFNSIEELKNKIKSDEILCRQLIQQIG from the coding sequence ATGGAGTTAATTACCGATATCAATAAATGGAATTTCAGAGGGGATGGGATCATTACTATCGGTACTTTCGATGGCGTTCATTTCGGACATAAACGCATTTTAACCCGATTAAATGAGCTAAAAACTGAGGAAAATCACAAGACCATCGTTTTTACATTTAATCCGCATCCTCGTAAAGTACTTTTCCCCGAACAAACAGATTTACAGATGCTTACCTCAAGGGAGGAGAAAATAAAGTTAATTGAAAATCTCGGTACTGATATTTTAATTGAGTTCCCTTTTTCTTTGGAGTTCTCTCAAATTGAACCACTTGATTTCATTTCTGAGATTCTGGTTAAAAAACTTCATGTTAAAAAACTCGTAATTGGTTACGACCATAAGTTTGGTAAAAATCGGGAAGGCAACCTTCAAACCTTTAAAGAACAAGCCTCTAAATACAATTACTCTGTTGAAGAAATTCCGGCTCAGGAAATTGATGATATTAATATCAGCTCCACAAAAATCCGAAAAGCTTTATTTGACGGAAATATTAAAGACGCAACTAAATATTTAGGTTATTTCTATTCTTTGCATGGGAAAGTGGTGCAAGGAAAAAAGTTGGGACGTACCATTGGTTATCCGACAGCTAACATTCAACTATTTGATTCAGAGAAATTGATTCCTAAAACCGGAGTTTATTTAACAGAAGTAACTGTTAGAGGCGCGGATTATTACGGAATGATGAACATTGGCTATAATCCTACCACCGATTCAGATAATAAATTGAAGTTGGAAGTAAATATTTTTAACTTTGATAGAGACATTTATGGAGAACCAATTGCGGTTAAATTATTAGAACGAATTCGCGATGAAGAAAAATTTAACTCTATTGAAGAACTAAAAAATAAAATCAAGTCAGACGAAATTTTATGCAGGCAATTAATACAACAAATCGGTTAA
- a CDS encoding leucine-rich repeat domain-containing protein: MIFAVLFFAFNGKAQLLDSLELAHADECTSLDSALKHPDKIIKLVLRKQKLKKFPEQIFKLKNLQYLDLSKNNIREIPEGIGELTQLQYLAVSKTGLDRVAPEIGKLKNLKYINLNQNELVLLPPQFGDMEKLEIADLWSNNLNELPATMGKLRNLKVLDLRNILFTDEQQRYIQELMPNTTVHMSPSCKCKW; the protein is encoded by the coding sequence TTGATTTTTGCGGTTTTGTTCTTTGCTTTTAATGGCAAGGCACAATTATTAGATTCATTAGAGTTGGCGCATGCCGATGAATGTACCAGTTTAGATTCGGCTTTAAAACATCCTGATAAAATTATTAAGTTGGTTTTGCGTAAACAAAAACTTAAAAAGTTTCCTGAACAAATTTTCAAACTTAAAAATCTTCAATACCTTGATTTAAGTAAAAACAATATTCGTGAAATCCCGGAAGGAATAGGCGAGCTTACACAATTACAATATTTAGCTGTAAGTAAAACCGGATTAGATCGTGTTGCGCCTGAAATCGGAAAATTAAAAAACTTGAAATACATTAATCTTAATCAGAATGAATTGGTGTTGTTACCGCCACAATTTGGCGATATGGAGAAACTGGAAATTGCCGACCTATGGAGTAATAACTTAAATGAATTGCCGGCCACCATGGGTAAACTAAGAAATTTGAAAGTCCTTGACCTGAGAAACATTTTATTTACCGACGAACAGCAGCGTTATATTCAGGAGCTCATGCCAAACACAACGGTGCATATGTCGCCTTCTTGTAAGTGTAAATGGTAA